Genomic segment of Columba livia isolate bColLiv1 breed racing homer chromosome 31, bColLiv1.pat.W.v2, whole genome shotgun sequence:
tcccatcccgccagctccatggctgggctgaccccgtgatccctttgcatttgggctctcatgttcaacacgagtttggccctgtgagatggtggtttggggacagggactggggacatggcggggggttctggggtctgtcctcacggctgcccagctgccactaaacctgctgccctttgcctcttcttcccaggagggcggtgggggccagtctgcccctgctgagcccacccaggtggccatggacagccaggccaggaagagctcagcactggggccgaagggacgtgggacacggcctgggatggagaccggcaaggggacggcagggtctggctccccggggatgcgagcagggacacagggggaaccagcgacccctgtgaagttgtcaggcgctccctctgatcacacgagGTCTATCGGTGCCAgcgccaccaccccggggatgcaggcaggatcccggggcacccaggccagcacctcggggctggaaccaggatcacggggcacccaggccaggacctgcctggggacacagccaggggcccctgatgcccaggccagcacctcggggatgcagccaggatcccctgggacccacaccagcacccctggggtgcagcctgggtcctccagctcccaagccaccatcccaggggatgcccaagagccggccaagccctggggctccaccagcacctccagctacgagtcggagatgcgggaggttctctcccaggttgggcagctcggccacctctgcactggtctgaaagagcaggtggagcagcttaaatctaccaaagcagaacatgcggatcttgagaacttgcgccggctcttcccgaagggaggtgagagcacgtGAGGACTGGCGGGGGCTGTTTGgcgtggggtcaccctgggtcaggggctcgtcatgctcagagaccccctcaccaacagcacatccccttgcaccatgtccctctaggccgggagagcatcaccagcatcctggccgacctcaggtgccaggtgtccttcctacaagacatggccagggccctgcacggggaggaggagaaggtgagccggcagcagtccccgaggggctgcggggatgccagtttgggcagggagggggcagccgaagggtccccgtgccggaatgacacagggggctgtgccctcaccgcccccactgccgttcccagatcagcaaggtggaggatgctcccagaaagacgaggggggctggagccggcagaaaagcagccggcagcggccagatgacCCGACAGCCACGGTAAAAagatgggagagggtttcctaccccgcagggctgcgagggatcctggggtctgggagcatcccagtttgggggccaagggacacccccacgaaggctaagcctgcccctgcccccatctcgctggccaggcccaagggacagaaggtcaaggcagagcggaAGGAGCTGgtgaagcagcaggagccgacccaggccgagctggagcagtttgcggccgagtacgtgaataagttggtgatggagacagcgcagcagctgcaggcagaggtgaggcccgggggcagcgctcccagcccccgctggctcggggggagtcctggcggggtcccggccacgtcccctggctggatggggccatggagcctccacggcacctgggcttgtgggcggcacccagcccggctcagagctgattcctcctcccctgccagcaggtggacgagccgagggcgacggtgcagagcgggggacacgagcacgcagggtgccacttctgcagcccggacaccagggtgctgctggggaagctcctccagcgctgcgagaagctcgaggagcaggtggagtccctggcccagaaggcgggcggcaaggtggacaattatccaaagtggaggagacaggtaaggagatgcggtgtagggggcttgagctgccaggaccccccaggcattactgctttgctctaacgtgggggagcccctcgctgcccccctaattggcttgtcggagtcagcagcacggaagggaattaaagccttggagcaaatgtcctgcttgcactgagggcccgtggccatcagccaaaataccctgggtctgcccccgtggggcagccacccccttgctcagcaccgccttgtcctcttagtccctgcagcaggacgagcagctcaagtgcctccagaccagcatcgtgcagctccaaaaaggctacGAGAAGTTGAGCTCGGAccttgcaaacctgcagcaggatcgccagcaggagcagaatgacgtcaaggtgggtggctgtgacgcgcaggcagagcccaggctgggaccccaaggggtctgtccccctgccaccctgctcgcagccctgcacagcttccccatgcctttcctggaggtttctgatggggtggggaggcagggggtgctcggctggccgggggcagctccgaccctgccgtggcatcacgggctgctgtctgccttggaaggctctgtcccaggccctggggaggctggagaagaagcaagcagacaaggaggagctgctggtgctgggaatcgatgaggtacgggctcaaggggccccggtgccagtcaagggtgtcccgggcagggtgacaaacaccccttgtcccttgggtgccggctggcagaaccagccagggggagggaggatttctagcccggctgcaggtcccttgccaggtccctctgtgaccccgagtcccttcggctggtgggaccaacgccacgggggtgatggggtgaacaggaccacgtagccacttcccctcccctgttgtctctgcatcctgtccccaccgctctcctgcctttccctgttgctagaaagcagacaaagccgccctggctgacaaagtcagtcgcagccagcttgaggcgtgcgtggagcggctgaccaagatgatggaggaggtgacgagccgggtgacgggccaggagaacggctggctccagttccagaaagagctgcagagacagatggactgcaaggtgagggctcgtcccctccacgcagcactggcaccttggggcctggcagcctaaggcagcatccttgcgagggtcccccctcccggctgtgcccccggggaccgccatgtcccatcctggggtagctggctgagggtgtcacccgtccacagctggaccgccgggagctgggggcgttccggaagcagcaggaggagcggtggaagagcctcagcgggcagctccaggagaagacgctgcaggcagagcgtgacaatgccgctgggattaggaagtgagtgcgatggggacagtggcggctttggcagtgctggccctgttcctgctggctgtcccggctcgtgccggtgtggtacctggcgtgggagccatgtgggcagcgcccctggggatgctgagcaagtggctgtgccttgtgctcctgccagctgcagcttcgcagcgatagaggcggcacaatgaggggcACGTGCGGGAGGAGCCCTCCTcaaccagtcttggggggtgggtgcagaggctttttgtggctggtgtgcaggtggggctgtgccccccaggagctccccagcccttttctcccccctccaggcagctgctgcctggtttccattgcctgtcctgtgaccggcccctcaacatgctggcgcctggaccgtgagtaactgccccccgaacagggagcaccccccgacccctccctggcgtcgagtgacacatggggtgccacctgccgggccctgagcacccccatgtcctgtcccacagggagcggacgggcgagtgcagataccccgctgttccgcggagctgtgggggcccacacaccgtcacgcccccgcgcttccagccccaaccgcccagcaccccacggccgtccccatccagcgcccgccgccccaacaaggtagggatgacagaggtggggagggggatgctgagcctgcggggggatctgtgcctcagtttccccggggagagctggctgggggagggttgctgggggatgcggaacggggccccgtgtttgggtcacacgctctccccttcccagaaggacgcgatgcagctgtcgggccaggacggcactgatgggaagcggcaggacgagcagctctccatgatggggggctctcagctgcccacaacaccaacggccaccccagagacctcgacctccaggagccagaaaagtatggccctgtcagggcagcggggggcagaggacaccccgctgtctggggggacgggtctgtgcccacagctgggcagggttggacgggggtctgggctctgggctgggctgtgggggcagcactggctgctggggcagccggtccctgtggtggagctggagggagctggggggacatgtggggtggtgctgggcagtgtgggacaacagcctgtgtgcttcagggtggggcaggaccctgttggtgggtgtctgtggctgaccctgcccctcgcccccaggcaccgcctccccgctgctgttagccgtgctgaagcgccgaccagcctcatctcccggacgcctcacccaggcaccgaagctgctgccgcccatccagcccccccgcagcgaaacaaccccctgacagccgggcaggacgggggtcccggccccggtcccaccgccccgggcgctgagcaggcagtggctgcaataaatggcggtgggcaaccaagcgccggtgtggtctgagtgggggtccctggggcaggatggcagaaagccccctgtgtttgcttttccaggagaaaaataagtgctaaaaaggcgctttggggtgcccaggtggatccagtggtatccagggtccccagagggagcatggggagcaaaccagtgggcaccagggcagagccagcagaggcccatcctgcaccccggctggggctgaggtgtccatgggcttcagaagcaccccctggcactaactggggggacggggtgagcGGGGaaccagggggctgtgcaagaagccgggctggctgtcggcagccggaggaggggagcgctttgctctgggtcgggggatccagaactggggggacgcagcagcttcgtgccccgccccggggtgcccacAGCCGCCGTGTCGCAGCGCTTTGCAGTCGCAGGAAAGCACCGGGCAGCTCGAGTTGCTGGgcgctcagtttccccagccaggcgatgccggcggtgccagcccagccacccaaggccctacaagagacaagggctgttcatacagccaagcaaaagtgtggcccgtgggcaggggagctgccagccctgcctgccctgcctgcacaggcaggaggaaagcccctgagcaaacctcctgcatcccaaaaccggggatgctcagcccagcagagctggcactctgcACTCTCCAACTGAAGCGGAGCAGCTGAGACCGGGGAGTGGACCAGACATGTCCCTGATGGAGCCACGTGCCAGggggttcccaccagccccccaagggcggtgtgtcacggagagtcctcgcagcttcatttaagggacaacagagtccaaaacaactttcattaaaccggcgaggaacagggttttagcactccaaagtgacttaaataaaggttcggatatcagctgaggaaaattatttgagggacAGCAACTGATACACCAATCAGGCGGTGCACAGCGTGCACACAcggggcttcactcaaaacaaatgccggagctggccctgagtcccggagaagtacacacttgcctaacacggtgcgggattattttaaagagataaagcACGCGTGCAAATGCGCACGGAAAGTTCCTCGTGCAtgtgtgcacgggaggaaaatacacccgcgattcggAGAGGGTCAATTGATACGCGCTCAAATGGAGCGCGGAAaattatacgtgcatatgtgcacggaaagtataaatatactcgcaatcctgcgagaagttttacttacacccgtggcggtgtcagcattcaggacacagaaccacgggcgtagttctatgcggtgctttatttcagcgctgggaaaccaggggctcgcacccaaagctggttccgaccactgattcaaacttcaccattctatacaatttggttacatacatattcactgaagttacaacgtgtatattgcatattcattaggttacacaattatttcacaatatcagttgcaacaccttggaactactctaagcatgcgcagtgtcctctggtggtcgttcagggggtcttcaggatgaagtaagtagtcttcatcactagtgtacttttcacctttcatcacagcacatgcgcactcgtataaaattatacaaattcttggatgatagcaaatgtaccttctcagcactttcaagataagataagaacttactgagaactaacaggactaattttcagttctctacaATATGAGCTCGTATACAACTTGCAGAGCTTTTACGATAAGGTAGGAATCCTGGATATGGtctacagaatcagaaacacagcccagcccacaaaACTCAATTCAACTAGAAcagcggcgaggcaagcggagtctccatcccagggagggggctctcctggcggcagtggctgagctcgtactccgagagacccccacacaaaatggggccgGGTCTCGACGAgcgtcccgtttttatctgatcagatctgactgtaggcactctagaagcttctctgcaccccccacactggctgcgggtgcccctgaagccttaccctggccgctggcgcccagcggctcggcactcccctctcccaatggcccaggagccagggtgctccgggccaaacaaaagaagctgttagcctcaagtagcagagaaaagggggagatgtgccatactgaaggagggaggggggtttgcattctgccacacagtgctggggtgctgcctgccctgccaagctctgcccctccacccaaagccctgccagctccccctccccgaggctgccccctccttgtcccctctcctccttccccccagcccctcagggcgtccccagctgctgacagggttccccagagcattctgcccccatctccccatggagctccccaaaaggcagagcttgggCTCCCCAAGGACCTGTCTCcaagcctgggctggcagcagctgctcagagccaacagagaaagcacaaaccagcacgtcagggcagggctcagagctccagcacccccgggaccccccagagccaagacccctctggccaccacctcgcctgtcccagccccgctctcctggcagcagagggagcaaggCCACCCCCGATGGCCTTCAAACAACATGAGCCACGGACTcgcttctgatttttaacatcttgtttagacaggttaaataaaactaaaatcaggtggcagttcatggcagatgcagaaaaccacccgaagggaggaaattcaaagcaaaggctgcaagtttggggtgtttttttctgtttggtcggGTTTGTTTGCCTCTCTGTGCCCAAGGAACCTGCGTgtttgggagcagagggcatggaaatcctgtgcgcagtgctgcaagagctggggactttgctacagggaaattaaaggcaatgagctcccccagcagcgccagaaaccctgaccagggcaggtccagcccctcagcagctcctctgagcgctttgcaaagtttcatggcagcagcagtttaattGCAGCAGCAAGTCCCTGGGGAAATGTCACCCCACAGGCGTGTGTCCCTGAGCACAGGGGGCTGCCACGCCAGGATCAAAgtgctgtcctgtccttgtccctaaaATGGATGCAGGTCCGCAGCACACtggcctgtgccctgcagggatGTGACATGCACTCAGCCACAGGGCCTGAGGCCACTGGGTTGGGCTCCcatggcaccatcccctggtggtgccatcccctggtggcaccatcccctggtggcgcCACCAAGACCAGCACGGCGCTCACTCTTGGGCTCCGTGAGGGCGGCCGGGACAGTGAGTTCGCCCACCCAAGGGaggtcagagctcagctgaaggcaggaggtgggtgacggcagtggggctggagggacagcggggctgggggcatttggcagggcagagcaaggcccatGGGGAGGACGTGGCACAggagagggtgctgggagctgggggtgctgggagcagcagggggtcccagtgagtgtggggggcacagggtgcaggtgggatgtgcggggcagggggtgcggtgggtgcgggagatgccggtgggtgctggagatgccggtgggtgctggagatgccggtggttgctggaggtgccggtgggtgctggaggtgccggtggttgctggaggtgccggtgggtgcgggaggtgccgctgggtgcgggaggtgccgctGAGGCACTGCAGCACCGCGTTCATGCAGCAGGTGTTCCCGTGGTTCCGCAGCCCCTGCGCGCTCATGGCTCCGGGCGGGCGCTGGGCACCCCCCgccgccggtgccggtgccgctgcgGGGCCGGAGGGGCCGGCCGGGCGGTTTGGTGCGCGGCCGGCTCCTcccccggccgggctggggccGCGAGCGGGGAGAGGGACGGGAGAAGGAGGACGAGGACGAGGAGGAcgagggagcgggagcgggggctgccccggtgtccccagcatcaccgcGGGTACCCCAGCCTgatgtccccagcatcaccccagggtgtcacagcatcgctgtggggtgccctgatCCTGCCACCTCGGGGTGCTCTTAGCTGGGACAGTGGCACAGTGGCCACCTCTGCACCCTCCACACTGAGGTTTTGAGACCTAACGAAGCTCCCTCCACAAAGAGCCACAGAACAAGGGTGGCCACCccagcgctggcacagcccggaggctttggctgcctcctgcccaccccacaccAGCTGGCCCCACGTGTGGGTGCTCGTTTGGGGTCCGGCAGAgcttggctggggagggacagtgtcACCTTCCCCCCGCCGCAGGGATCAGCCCCTGAGCCTTCCCTATGTGCCCGGGGGGACACAGGATGGCTGAGGCCACTGGGtcagctcctcctccccacctgcagCACCGCCAGCAGGGGAAACCCACTCTGGTTCTGACAAGCAGTTTTCAACCGGATCAGTCCCATGGTCCAGCTGGATCCGTCCCACAGCACCACGCATGTGGCAGcggctgtttctgcagcaactcCCCTGGACGGCAACCCGGTGGCAACGTGTGGTTCTTCACACAGCTCTGAGAGACTCGCAGCCCCAACCAAGTCCAGCCGTGTGAGGCTGGGACCCGCCTGTCTGTGCCAACAGCCTGGAGGTGAACCCTGGCCCGGGTTGCTTtgacagctgccagcactgctgagataacagccccagcgctgccctgtgCCCGGGAGCCTGGGCACATCTCGGGCAGAGCTGTCCTTAACCAGGGCCAAGGGGCTGGCAAGGGATGGAGTGGGAAGGAGGTCCCTGTGCCAGGCACGGGTGCCACTGAGTGTCACCTCgctgcagggcagggggtgTTGCAGAGGCCCCATTGCGGCGTGTGGCTCTTCTCTCCCCGGGGAGCTGCAGAGGCTGATGATGATGTTGGGGGGGCTCCCAGGGGATCTGAGcttggctgtgggtgctgcggACTCTCTTCCATCCCTGCATCTGCCTTTCCCCCCGGAAGGGacagctgtgccaggcaggctctgcagcgccttccctgccccacagaCACCCTGGCCATGGGGATGTGCTGCAAGCCTGGCCCTGGATGCAGCTGGAGGTGATGTGGGTTCCGAAGAGATGGGGCAAAGTGGTGGAGGAAGGGCCAGGTGGTGCTGCTGGATGTCACAATCCCTCCTCCCATGGGGCAGGGTGTTGGTGGCAGGGACACAGTGACCTCCCCGGGGATGCCAGGCTGGTGGCCGCCAGCGGAACCTGAGCGGGGCTTAATGCTGGATTGAGCGGAACCAGAAATCCAAAGCAGTTTGtcaatgaaagcaggaaaagcctgaagaaaaagcGAGGGGAGCCGGACAGTGAAAGATGCAGGAGCCAGACTGAGAGATCAGAAACCAGCATTTGTTGGAAGGAGGTTGGTAGAAAGCAAGACCCGATGAAcacaggaaagggaaatagtCTAAAATGCGACAGTGAAACAGGCACGTCCCAAAACTCCAAACCTGCCTGAATTAGGAAGTGTTAGATAACGCCAGTGGCTCTGCCGGGTCCCCAGCAATGTGCCACAAAGTGCAGCAGGTAACAGCAGCGAGAGCCTCTGAACGCCCTGCCACGCTGATGCggggaagaaaaccagctcCCATCAGCCAAGGACCTAAAACCCTGCTGGGGTTCTTCTTGAGCAGCATCTTCCCAAGCGCCGGGGCGCAGGCAGCGATTCCTTTCTGACAGGTACCGCCAGTCCATTCCAATCCAAAGCGTTTGCAGGTTGGAGCGGGCGCCAGGAATGCTCGCTATGCTGATCTGCCTTTCAACAAGATCGTGTGTGCgaccttcccccttcaaaccgtTCTGAACGCGATGCCTTCCTGTTCAGGCTGAATCCAACATCCATCGGTGCTGCAGCATGCTGCAGACTTGGGAGCAAATTTGGGGTGTGGAAAATGAAAACGTCCAATGCAAGCAGAGGGGAAAATGCTTGCTCGCTATTCTGGAAAATTCCGTGTTGTTATGGCACGAACTGTCCCGGTGCCTCGGGCACCAGACAGCTGGGGTGGATAATAAAGACACGGAGAGTTTTGGTTTGATCAGGGAGACACGGTGACAGGACAGTGTTGGAAACGTCTCCTCTGCCTGGGCAAGAGTCTCTGCCCCAGGGAGGCACTTGGGTGTCAGGATAAGCTCAAGAAAAAAGCCTGAGCAGGTCTGAGCTGAGCTGTTCCAGGCCCGGCAGAAATCCATTGTCATGCTGCCAATCAcaagaacaataaaaacaaagggaaaacatgGTCCCCACTGTCTGGGCTTTGCCATCGgacaatgttttctgtattggaGCCGCTCCCGTCCCTTGGCACAGGCTGGAACACCCGTGCGGCCGAGGGGAAATGTGCTTTCAGACACCCCGTCCCACTGCCGCGGGTTGTAcccggggctgagctggggagaACCGGTGGGGCTGGGAGACTGGGCATggtccagctctgcctgtgcgctgcctgtgcgctgcctgtgctctgcctgtgcgctgcctattgctctgcttgtgctctgcctgtgcgctgcctgctCCGCTCTCTGCTCCACTGCCCGCACCACTGTCTGCATTTCTGCCTGCaccgctgcctgtgcgctgcctgtgctctccCTGTGCTCTCCCTGTGCGCTGCCCGTGCGCTGCCCGTGCGCTGCccgtgcgctgcctgtgcgctgcctgtgcgctgcctgctccgctctctgctccactgcctgtgcgctgcctgcaccACTGTCTCCACGCCTGTCTGCAccactgcctgcactgctgtctGCACTAAACACAGCAGACTGAATTGAAACAACAAGTTATTCATTAAATAAGAGACAGGAGAGTGCACAGAAGAGAGAGACCatgtgaaagcaagagagagccCACAAATGAGTAGACGTACAAGGCAGATGATGCtgagacgggcaggaaaggcgGCAGGAACAACGCAAACTGTTACAACGACTGCCAAGGTGATTTTTGGAAGTGAtgaatccaaaacaaacagcaaattcttAGCTCCCCTGAAAAAAATTGAGCTAGAAAGGGTATCTAAGGACCTGGTAAATGCATACCAGGGAGCAGAAATATACTGTTTACTCTAACAGAACAAACGATTGACAACAAACTGAGTGGTAAGAGAAGAGCATTTCCAGGGCCGGccggggaagcagcagcccagcagctccggcACCGGCTGTCAGCCCGAGCTGGGCTATTTCCAGATGAGGACGGCACCGGCCGCGCTCACGCTCACCATGTACTTGTTCGCGGGGCAGATCTTGAGGCGGGTGATGTTGCCGCTGTGGCCCACTCCCACGTGAGTCACCGTGCCCTCCTTATAGTCCCACAGCTTCACCAGATGGTCGTCACCACCTGCGTCAggcacagaggaagaacaaacgattacaatgacaggacaaggggtaatgggaccaagctggaacacaagaggttccacttcaatttgagaagaaacttcttctcagtgagggtgccagagcactgaacaggctgcccaggggggtgtggagtctccttttctgcagacattcaatacccgcctggacatgttcctgtgcgacctcacctgggcgttcctgctccatgggggattggactggatgatcttctgaggtcccttcccatcccaaacatactgtgatactgtgatacaccgagttctgctgctttttgttcccCGCTCCCAGGCAGGGGAACGCTTCGGTGTTCCTAGGAAGAGCAGGATATGTTTTCTTGGGCATTATGGCAAAACctgcttctgttctgctggGGTCAGTGTCCAGTGAAGGGCTCAGGACCTTCACCAGCAGATCCCAGTGAGCtacagcagcatcttcccagtCTGAACTACAGCCTGaaccacagtatttttctttggtgattcatgttcttttcccctttaGCTGACcccttttttcagctttttcgcACTGTACTGAGATCCTTGGttcactgccttgcttttcctggtcTTAATACGacctcctttctccagctccaacCACGCACTCACCTGTGACAAAGGACGCCCCGTCCGCTGTGATGTCCATCCCGTTGATGGAGCTCGACAGAGAGCCTTGCACTTCTCTGATTGCGGAGCCATCGAGCCCTTCCCAGTACACGAtctagagagcagagcagagcggggcgCTCAGCTGGCCGTGAGCAGCACACGGGTTTCAGCACCGCCCTGGGACACAACCTGCTGTGCAGGGACCGGAGTTTCACCCCAGAACCAGCGCCAGACCGTGTGTTGTGCACTGCAGAGTTCCTGCAGCTTTGCTCACCTTTCTGTCTGTTCCACTGGTGATTATCTGGTACTCTCCGCGATGGTAACACACGCATTTGAACAATGTGTTGTCTaggatcatttgttttctcacGTAACGCctgcaaaacaccccaaaatgagACAGAGCAACAGCATCAAAACCCAAACTTTGCCTGCCTGGAAtgtctctgcctgtgctgtACATCAGATCTCTCTCCTTGGATATTCTCAGGCACTGCTCTGAGTTCAGGGTTCCATGAAGCCCGTTAGGCTATCAGTTCTGTTTCCATCACAGCTGCCCTGTAGGACTCTTGATCTGCTGTCGTAcgaaatgaaatgtttaaacCCAGAATGCTTTCCAGGTGCTGTTCCCTATGCCAAGGTGTCCTCGGCCTTACCCCAGTGCAGAAAGTCTGCAGATCCGCAAGAGCTCGACACGAGTCACAaagttctggaaaacagagcta
This window contains:
- the LOC135576816 gene encoding cilia- and flagella-associated protein 52-like, which produces MYSTGRDIPGRQSLGFDAVALSHFGVFCRRYVRKQMILDNTLFKCVCYHRGEYQIITSGTDRKIVYWEGLDGSAIREVQGSLSSSINGMDITADGASFVTGGDDHLVKLWDYKEGTVTHVGVGHSGNITRLKICPANKYMVSVSAAGAVLIWK